In a genomic window of Cytobacillus sp. FSL H8-0458:
- the phnM gene encoding phosphonate metabolism protein PhnM, protein MYVITNGKLITVDTILQGYDLLIADDRISRIAPKGELKFEESMEVIDAAGGYVSPGFIDIHSDYIEHMAAPRPTSLMNFHLSLREAEKELISHGITTMFHSLSLYKETEYAYKPIREPENVRKLIDLIDETHSMKHLVRHRFHARMEIDNVAEIENLKSYISENKVHLVSFMDHTPGQGQYRHLEIYRNTVKSYNSMSDAAIDVLIMNHQTKEKLSVEDMKEIAEHAQAHNIAVASHDDDSFEKLELVRSFGTTISEFPITQEVAFKAKELGMYTVAGAPNVLLGGSHSGNLGAAEAIQNDSIDILCSDYYPAAMLHAIFELARNYGMGLADMIRLVTINPAKAVNMDEEIGSIEEGKKADLLIIEKLADDFPVITGVFVDGKLIQKTNYRI, encoded by the coding sequence TTGTACGTCATTACAAACGGAAAACTTATTACGGTGGATACTATTCTGCAAGGATATGATCTTCTGATTGCAGATGATAGGATCAGCAGAATTGCTCCTAAGGGAGAATTGAAATTCGAAGAATCCATGGAAGTGATAGATGCAGCGGGCGGGTATGTTTCACCGGGATTTATTGATATCCATTCCGATTATATTGAACATATGGCAGCACCGAGGCCAACGTCATTAATGAACTTTCATTTAAGTCTCAGGGAAGCAGAGAAGGAGCTCATTTCCCATGGGATCACAACGATGTTCCACTCCCTTTCCCTGTATAAAGAAACTGAATATGCTTACAAGCCGATCCGGGAACCGGAAAATGTCAGAAAGCTCATTGACCTGATTGATGAGACACACAGTATGAAGCATCTTGTACGGCATCGTTTCCATGCAAGGATGGAGATTGATAATGTAGCTGAAATCGAAAATCTTAAAAGCTATATTAGTGAAAATAAAGTGCACCTGGTTTCATTTATGGATCATACTCCAGGACAAGGGCAATATCGCCATCTGGAAATTTACCGGAACACGGTAAAAAGCTATAACAGTATGAGCGATGCCGCTATAGATGTTTTAATCATGAATCACCAAACGAAGGAAAAGCTTTCAGTTGAGGATATGAAGGAGATTGCCGAGCACGCACAGGCACATAACATTGCAGTTGCTTCACATGATGATGACAGCTTCGAAAAGCTGGAGCTGGTCAGAAGCTTTGGCACGACCATCAGTGAATTCCCGATTACTCAGGAGGTAGCGTTTAAAGCAAAGGAGCTTGGCATGTACACAGTGGCCGGAGCCCCAAATGTGCTGCTCGGAGGCTCCCACAGCGGAAATCTGGGTGCAGCCGAAGCAATTCAAAATGATTCAATTGATATCTTGTGCAGTGATTACTATCCTGCAGCCATGCTTCATGCCATTTTTGAGCTGGCAAGGAATTATGGGATGGGTCTGGCAGATATGATCAGGCTTGTCACTATTAATCCTGCTAAAGCCGTGAACATGGATGAAGAAATCGGTTCGATAGAGGAAGGGAAAAAAGCAGACCTTTTAATCATTGAAAAATTGGCAGATGATTTTCCGGTAATCACGGGCGTATTCGTTGATGGAAAGCTTATCCAAAAAACAAATTATAGAATTTAA
- a CDS encoding phosphonate C-P lyase system protein PhnL: MENLLEIRELSKSFTLHNLGKNIHAVSGIDIRLREGDFVGITGKSGSGKSTILKCIFGTYRLQHGSIWYNSKKFGPLNLAEATNRQMIYLRKHEIGYVSQFLNVMPRTTARQLVKQAIVEMGRDQIHAGKETEQMLSHFELDPELWDSYPATFSGGEKLRLNIARAMVKKPRLLLLDEPTASLDYESKMKVKVLIEQLMHEGTTMLGIFHDLEFMNNLCDREYNMQNGVFTLAH, translated from the coding sequence GTGGAAAATCTATTGGAAATCAGGGAACTGTCCAAATCATTTACCCTTCATAATCTTGGGAAAAATATCCACGCAGTGAGCGGTATTGATATCAGATTGAGGGAAGGGGACTTTGTTGGCATTACAGGAAAAAGCGGAAGCGGAAAATCAACCATCCTGAAATGCATTTTTGGAACATACAGACTTCAGCATGGAAGCATTTGGTACAATTCTAAAAAGTTCGGTCCTCTCAATCTTGCAGAGGCAACAAATAGACAGATGATTTATTTGCGCAAGCATGAGATAGGCTATGTATCTCAATTTCTGAATGTAATGCCCAGAACGACTGCCAGACAGCTTGTAAAGCAAGCCATTGTTGAAATGGGACGGGACCAGATTCATGCGGGGAAAGAGACAGAGCAAATGCTTTCGCATTTCGAGCTTGACCCGGAGCTATGGGACAGCTATCCTGCCACCTTTTCCGGCGGGGAAAAACTCAGGCTCAACATTGCCCGGGCGATGGTCAAGAAGCCAAGACTGCTTCTATTGGATGAACCGACGGCAAGCCTGGACTATGAATCTAAAATGAAGGTGAAAGTCTTAATAGAGCAACTAATGCATGAAGGCACGACGATGCTGGGAATCTTCCATGATCTTGAATTTATGAACAACTTATGTGATAGGGAATACAACATGCAGAATGGTGTTTTTACTTTGGCGCATTAA